GGACTAACcagggttttcaattttttttaattttttttaccttgaGGCAAATcctaattattaaattattttttcttttaatattagCAAACTCACCCTTAGAACAAatgaaacaataaaataaaataaaataaaatcatcgGTTTCAAAACCAATCCTAGAATCACCAAGTTCGGTTCCACAAACTAAGAATTTACTTTACCCGGTTTGGTTCCCATTTCTAGGTGTGGGAACTAACTCGACGAACGTAGAAATCAATTACTATTATTTGATTATGATTGAACTATAATGTATCTGAAAATCGCAAAATTACTATTACCCTGAAAAGAAATATAACGAGATTTATCACCCATTAGGAAATTTAGCTAATTCCACTCTCTCCCACTTTCTTCACCGTCCACGGTAGTTGAATGAAAACGACGGTCATCGTCTTCCGCCGGAATCATTCAACGCACCATTAATTTTCCACGGCTCGGCTTCGAAATCCGCCGCCGAACTCAGTCACACCACGAGCTCGGCCGAGAGTCAAGAGGCCGTTCGGTCAACGATCTTTACGGAATCCCTACGGATCTCTCTACTCGTCAAAAGCAGCAGACGTTTCTTCTGATCAACGCACGAACTTGCTATTACCAGAACGAATTATAATTACCCATGGAAAATACCAGAActaagaaaacaagaagagaatCCAACGTGGGTAACCATGGACACGATCATCCTGTTGGCACGTTTGCCAATTATTACAGGCGGAGGCATTTATTACaacgggaagaagaagaaccgaGAATTCTAAAGGCGCTCCTACGAGCTCTTCACCAGGACGCTCCGCATCATGTCCTTGAACTCGAAGAAGTCGACACGGCCGTCGTGGTCCCGGTCGACGGAGTTGATCATCTGCTTGACCCGCCCGATCTCCTCCCCCTCCGGCAGCCCCAGCTTGGCCAGCACCGTCTGCAGCTCCCCGGCGCTGATGAACCCGTCGCCGTCCTCGTCGAACACCTTGAACGCCTCGCTCAGATCCGCCTCCTCCCGCGACGGCGACCCCGCGGCCTCCGCCTCGTCTCCTCCGAAGAAGGCGTCGTCGATGGACCGGTGGAGGGTCACGAAGTCGTCGAACCGGAGGCCGTCGCTCCCGGGCCTGATGTGGGAGCGGAGGATGGACTCGAGGTCGGAGAGGTCGGCTTCGAGGCCGAGGAGGGCGAGGGCCTTGGAGAGCTCCTCGGCGGTGATGAGGCCGTCGCCGTTCTTGTCGAAGAGGTCGAAGatgcggcggaggcggagggagTTGAGGCTCGGGGAGTGGAGGCGGAAGGAGGCCGACTTGGCGCCGAGCGCGGGGCggcgagaggaggaggagccgttGGTCTCGGTCGCCGGAGCAACGTCCATGATCGGAGCTCGGTTTCTTAAGGAGCAGAGCGGTGGCCGGTGGACGATGATGGATCGTGGAGTGTCTGCGCATAGTATCGTGTCATTGAAAGTGGGATTTTTTATATGGGCATGTGGAGCACGACGACGCGTTTGACCCTTCTtcccatttctctcttcttcatttcctcgaACGAACGACAAGCGAACAcgtttttgcctttttttttgggtaatttcgCCGTCGTTTCTCCTCCGCTTTAAAGCCGTTTTGGGTTCCATTTTTCCTCCGAAAGTTCGACGCGCACGTTGTACCCGATTGCGATGGGACAGACATATAAACCTCACCCGTGGATATGAATTCGGGCTCACCGCGTGCGCTAAAGAATTTCCCGCTGCTACCGTAAAGCATTCAATTTGATGAGAGATTGAGTTTGTTTTTGGATAGTTAAGAGTTTGAGATTCTAGAAAGGTTGTCGCGACTGCGTCCGCTTCTCGTTGAGATCCAAGGCTTTGAATtctccttattttttattcccattGGGTACACGTACACCCGAATATCTCTCGTTAATATAGGAGCAGCAATTTTCCATCGGCCGCGACCGGTTGACCCGATCAAGCTCACCCCATTTGACCCATGCCTATGTGCGCGACACTAGAAAGcgcaaaagaataaaaaaatccgatTCGAAGAGATCATTTGCCAAGTCATCAACTCCTGTcaatttgtgaaaatatttttattgagcGTGTCACACAAATAGGTCCtgtcattaaaaattaaaaagttgagataatgtcaaaagaaacaaagatgtgAAGACAAACAACTTTATAAAGTGTAAAAAACAAATATTCGAGCAaagatcaccaaaaaaaaatatattcgaGCAAGGGTGGACCCAACAAGAACATTCCTAACCGTTggttttcttccccttccattgATCATTCAATTTAAGTTACATTATTTAGCGGTCATCATTAAGCGAGATCGAACTGGGATTTAAATTCGATGCTAAATCTTTTCCCGAGCCCATCACAATAAAATCTAAACATACACAGATCTTCGAACCGGGCCGGTTTTGCTCAGGCCGAGCCGAGTCCAGCTAGACTTTCTCTCGCCGGATGCCACTGCCCAAGCCTATCCAAAAGATCTCCGTACGGCGCCGTGCCCCTGATCTAATCTAAAGTCTAATATCTACATCGCGCTCGCTTGAATTCCGGACGATGGAAGCTTTCGGTCCGAATGAGCAAATTGGTCAGCATCGGCGACGCATCGAATTACATCATCCGACATAAAAAGGGAACCCGAGGCAACGCGATTTCCTGAATTTCTCCGAACTCGGCGCGGGAACCAAGAAACGCGTCCCCCGCAGACCTTTCGTGCATCCTCACCGTCGATCGGTCCGCACGGAAATTCGAATCCGACGGACCAGACGCGAGCGGCCGGGGTGGGGGGAGGCACGCCGTGTCCGTtttctcctccgcctcctcccgCTTGCTGCCGAAACGACAAAGCGGGGAGCACCGCCCGCCTTCGAGTTACGACCCTCTTTTGCTGCTCGAGCTGGGCTGGCCATCGACGCTTTCCTTATCCGTGTTCGCGCTGCCGCTTCGAAACTCCCGCAAGAACCGAGAAGAAGACGATCCCCTCTCCCCCGAAAACCCTCCCCGTCTCGGTCGAGTTCCCGAAAGAGGACGAGGGTACGTCTTTCCttgatttctttctctctccttgctTAGCTGAGTGGGTGGAGATTACTGCTTCTCGTTTCTCTTGGTGGGTTTTTCTCTGGGTTCGCGAAGCTTCGACCTTTCGTACCAAGTTCCGAAATTTCCCCTTTGCGCTCGCGCCGTTCGAGCTTTCCCGTCGCGGGTTGatgttttctttcgaaaaaaactgttttttgctgcgtttttttaaaaatttggtgGGTAATCTGCGTTGCTATTGGTTCTCTTGTGTGGGTAGAAGAGAACTAGGGTTTCCATAGCGACAGAAGCAATTCGTTGTTTTCGGTGTCTTTGTTTCCAGGAGCAGAGCACTTACCCTTCGTTGTGCTTTTTTAGCAGCGATTGTTTACTTCATTCTGGGTTAGAATGGGTTCTGGAGGAACGGCGGATTTTGCTGGGGACTGTGGAGACCTCATTTGTGGAGAGTCTGCGAAAAAGTTCAGTCTTTTAGGAGTTATCGATGCTGATAAGCAGGTCTTGAAGCAAATTGCTGCTGTCGGCAACGAGGATGGAGATAATCTTGGGCCGAATACTCCTGATACGGACAGAGAGGATGGGGACACTTTTGTGAGCCTCAAATACCCCCTTACTCTGCCAGAGATGACCTCGGAAGTAGATGTCCTCGATTCCTTGAGGGAAAACGATGATCAAGCGCTTCCTCATGTCGATCAGACCAGTAGCCCGCACACGCCTAAAGACAACGTCTTTGACCCATTTGCACCTGGTCCGGAAAATTTGTTGCTGGCACCCCGATGTGACAAGCGCCTCGATGAATGGAGAAGCAGCGTTGCGCGCCGTCTCAAATTTGGGGGCTTCGGTAGTAGCTTGGAAGATCGAATTGATGTGGACTGTTCGTGCACTCCATCCGACAAAGAGATTGTTGATTCAGTGTACAATATCGTCTTGGAAGTTGTTATAATGAACCGGATGGAAGAAGTTTCTGCTAGCATTTCAGACTGGGATTTCTCTAAATGCAAGACTCCTCATTCACCGCCCCTTTTGAATGGCATTGCTGAGACCTGCCCTGCCGCTCCCATGAAGGCTTCAATGGCGTCGAGGAATACCAGTTTGGGCACGTGCAGAAAGCTTCAGTTTTGATCACTATTTGGTTCTCGTAGGCTTGACTTAACAGCGGTACTAACTTCATTAAGTAAATGTGCTGACTGTGAAACTCTAATCTGTCAGCTTTTCCAGTAGCTTTTTGTTCTAGGAAGATGTCGTAATCAAATAACGCGTCTGTCTTTACTCTTTGCCCAATATGCTTATGCTGCTTAGTTGTACAGTTAACTTATGTTATTGGCATTGCATTCTGGCAAACTTGCTCTTTTCATTGAAGTATAGCATCGTGTGATCGTTCTTCAGCGAGTATCATTTTTGCTGGTCGCATGAGGTTGAATTTATATCACACCTGAATTTACTAGCCTTTAATGTTTTCGTGTTATTACTTAATGGATAGTTCATTTAGGTGATTACAGAGTACAGATCTTTCTGCGTAGATATCGCTTTGAAAAGATGCCTTGTTTGGTTAGCGAAAATGTGACTTTGCAGAAGTTACAGGTCCCATTACTGAATCGATGATGAACAAAGGCGTGTGCCTCTGGACTCTGTTGAAAGCCCTCTGTCTCTCGTGTCAAGACTCGAGAGCAGTGACTAGTTCTAAAAGGTCAGGTTTTGCTTCAGGAAGCAGTTCGAATGTGGACAGAGCTAAAATGCTATTCCTAATCTTTTATTGTAAAACAGCCAACATGACGTATGAAACCAAACTCGTTTCGATAAGTAATTACTTTGTGTGATTTATGATAACTTGATGGATCGTACCACTCATTTATGAGAAAGACAAGCATCCTTTATCACTTAGGGAGTTGCAATGAGTGCCATTGGAAGAATTTTAAATTACTGAGGGAAGAGAATATCTGCAGGGTAAAGTTTATTAAACACGACAAAGAGATCATGCATGACGAATGAACCTCTTTCCCTGAGGCATATACTAATCCATTCAGACAAAAACTCTTGCTCGAAACAAAGTCAAAACTTGGTCTCGTACTTGCAATCCTGGCTCTGAATCGTCATCGCCGGCACTCCGATTGTGTACTGGCACTCCGACGTCGCCACCACGTGCCTCCTCAACACCTTCCACAGCCTCACCCTTCCTGGGATGCTTGTCCTGCTTTTGACCACGACTTCCCCACCCAAAACATCCCTCACCAGCGACGCCACGTCCTCCGCCATTACTTTGTCCACCTCCAGCATCAGCCTGCAAGGCATCTCTGCCGACTTCCTTGCGGGGATCTCCCCTGGAAGCAGCTCTGCCTCACCGACTTGTCCGCCTCGGTACAAGACGATGCTCTTGCCGGGCCCATGCCTGAAGCTGAAGTGGTTGCGGTTGTGGATAAGGAGGATGATGTTGAGGGTGACGTTGAGCTCGATCTTCAGGACAGGAAATAAGGTGACTTGCGGAGAGATGCCGCTGAGGGTGGCAGAGGCTACGCTGACCGTGGGATCTCTCGGCTTGAGGAGGGTGAGGGAGAGTACAAGAGCAAC
The sequence above is drawn from the Eucalyptus grandis isolate ANBG69807.140 chromosome 11, ASM1654582v1, whole genome shotgun sequence genome and encodes:
- the LOC104425137 gene encoding calcium-binding protein CML42 is translated as MDVAPATETNGSSSSRRPALGAKSASFRLHSPSLNSLRLRRIFDLFDKNGDGLITAEELSKALALLGLEADLSDLESILRSHIRPGSDGLRFDDFVTLHRSIDDAFFGGDEAEAAGSPSREEADLSEAFKVFDEDGDGFISAGELQTVLAKLGLPEGEEIGRVKQMINSVDRDHDGRVDFFEFKDMMRSVLVKSS
- the LOC104425139 gene encoding uncharacterized protein LOC104425139; its protein translation is MGSGGTADFAGDCGDLICGESAKKFSLLGVIDADKQVLKQIAAVGNEDGDNLGPNTPDTDREDGDTFVSLKYPLTLPEMTSEVDVLDSLRENDDQALPHVDQTSSPHTPKDNVFDPFAPGPENLLLAPRCDKRLDEWRSSVARRLKFGGFGSSLEDRIDVDCSCTPSDKEIVDSVYNIVLEVVIMNRMEEVSASISDWDFSKCKTPHSPPLLNGIAETCPAAPMKASMASRNTSLGTCRKLQF
- the LOC104425140 gene encoding uncharacterized protein LOC104425140, which translates into the protein MNTEKDDQGLPAEGRNSLRGRRCLVFLLAVPLLLFLLSVVALVLSLTLLKPRDPTVSVASATLSGISPQVTLFPVLKIELNVTLNIILLIHNRNHFSFRHGPGKSIVLYRGGQVGEAELLPGEIPARKSAEMPCRLMLEVDKVMAEDVASLVRDVLGGEVVVKSRTSIPGRVRLWKVLRRHVVATSECQYTIGVPAMTIQSQDCKYETKF